CGAGCGGGTGGTGGCCGACGTGGGCACCGACCACGCGCTGCTGCCGGTCTACCTGGTCTCCACCGGCATCGCGCCCCGGGCCATCGCCGTGGAGCTTCGCCGCGGGCCGCTGGACCAGGCGCTGCGCAACGTGCAGAGCTTCGGGCTCGCCGGCCAGGTGGAGCTGCGCCAGGGCGACGGGCTGGAGGCGCTGGCCCCGGGCGAGGCCGAGGTGGGCGTCATCGCCGGCCTGGGCGGAGACCGGATCGTGGAGATCCTGGAGGCGCGCCCCGAGGTGCGCGCCAGCATCCCCTGCTGGGTGCTCCAGCCCATGAGCCACGCAGGCGGTCTGCGGCGCTGGCTGGTCTCCCACGGCTACCGCCTGGCCGACGAGGAGCTGGTGGCCGAAGGCGGGCACGTCTACGAGGTGATCCGCGCCGAGCCCGGGCGCGAGCCGCCGCAGGAGGCGCTGATCATGGAGATCGGCCCGCGCCTCTGGGAGCGGAGGGAGCCGCTGCTCGCCCCGCTTCTCCGCCGGCGGCTCGAGGAGGTGGAGGCCCGCCTGGCCCGCCCCGCGGCCGCGGCCCAGGCCGGGCGGGGAGGCCTGGAGCGGCTGGCCGCGCGCCTGGCCGAGATGCTGGCCGAGCTCTCCCCGCGTTGAGGGGAGGGCGGCGGGGAGCCGTCAAGAGGTCTGGAGCGGCCGCTCCGGGCGCCCCGCGGCCGGTCCGGCCGGCCCTGCGGCGCCCAGCGCGCGCCGCAGGGCGGGCAGCGCCCGGCGTGCTTCCTCGTAGCCCTGCCGGATGATCTCCGCCGCCGAGGCGAAGTCGGTCAGGCCCGCCTCGCGCACCCTGGGCCGCAGCACCAGCGTGGCGTGCCGCTCCACGGTCGGCCGCGTCAGCGCCTCGCCCATCAGCTCGATGGCCTGCACGCCCACGTCGAAGGCGCTGCGCACGGGCCGACCTCCCGCGAAGCCCAGGTCGACGGCCACGACCACGCGCGCGCCCATGGCGCGCACCACGTCCACCGGCACGGCGTCCAGGACGCCGCCATCCACCAGGAGGCGTCCCTCCCAGATGAGCGGTTCGAAGAGGCCGGGGATGGCGGTGCTCGCCCGCACCGCCTCGGCGACGGAGAGGCGGGGCCCGGGGGCGGCGTCTTCCAGGCTGCGAGCCAGCACCCGCGCGCGGACGGGCGAGGCGAAGACCACACGCCGGCCGTGCGTCAGATCGGTGGCCACCACGGCCAGCGGAACCTCCAGCTCCTCGAAGCGGCGCCGGCCGAGCCACTCCTCCAGCAGCCGGCGAAGTCTCTCGCCGCGGATCAGTCCCAGCGGATAGGGGGGCAGCCAGTCGTTGGGCAGGCGGGCCCGCCCCAGCAGCCAGCGCGCCAGTGCGGCGCCCAGACGCGCCGGCCCCACCGCCAGGTCGTAGAGCCGTCGCGCCTCCAGCGAGCGGGCCAGCGACTCCATGGCCTCCGGGCTCCAGCCGGCGGCATAGAGCGCTCCGACCACGGCGCCCATGCTGGAGCCGGCCAGCAGCCCGGGGGGCAGG
This window of the Bacillota bacterium genome carries:
- a CDS encoding class I SAM-dependent methyltransferase; amino-acid sequence: MQLSPRLLAIARQVPPERVVADVGTDHALLPVYLVSTGIAPRAIAVELRRGPLDQALRNVQSFGLAGQVELRQGDGLEALAPGEAEVGVIAGLGGDRIVEILEARPEVRASIPCWVLQPMSHAGGLRRWLVSHGYRLADEELVAEGGHVYEVIRAEPGREPPQEALIMEIGPRLWERREPLLAPLLRRRLEEVEARLARPAAAAQAGRGGLERLAARLAEMLAELSPR
- a CDS encoding patatin-like phospholipase family protein; the encoded protein is MSAVAWRAAGRAPARPALGLALGAGGLRGLAHVGVLKALVEASLPPGLLAGSSMGAVVGALYAAGWSPEAMESLARSLEARRLYDLAVGPARLGAALARWLLGRARLPNDWLPPYPLGLIRGERLRRLLEEWLGRRRFEELEVPLAVVATDLTHGRRVVFASPVRARVLARSLEDAAPGPRLSVAEAVRASTAIPGLFEPLIWEGRLLVDGGVLDAVPVDVVRAMGARVVVAVDLGFAGGRPVRSAFDVGVQAIELMGEALTRPTVERHATLVLRPRVREAGLTDFASAAEIIRQGYEEARRALPALRRALGAAGPAGPAAGRPERPLQTS